Proteins encoded within one genomic window of Cellulomonas xiejunii:
- a CDS encoding heme-degrading domain-containing protein, with protein MSEPPTFTVADLEAEPRLDLPAFTQDDAVDLGLLAVAVARERGANLAVRVELSGQTVFVAMTGSTGEGNVPWLEGKARVAHRFGEPSLLVRRRHEAAGTPFEQRADVDHDLLRAHGGAVPLRVDGEVVGTLTTSGEPDVVDHAVAAEAVRRYLATRTG; from the coding sequence GTGAGCGAGCCCCCCACCTTCACCGTCGCCGACCTCGAGGCCGAGCCCCGGCTCGACCTCCCGGCATTCACGCAGGACGACGCCGTGGACCTCGGCCTGCTGGCCGTCGCCGTGGCCCGCGAGCGCGGCGCGAACCTCGCGGTGCGCGTCGAGCTGAGCGGCCAGACGGTGTTCGTGGCCATGACCGGGTCGACGGGTGAGGGCAACGTGCCGTGGCTCGAGGGCAAGGCGCGGGTCGCGCACCGCTTCGGTGAGCCGTCGCTGCTGGTGCGACGGCGCCATGAGGCAGCGGGCACGCCGTTCGAGCAGCGTGCCGACGTCGACCACGACCTGCTCAGGGCGCACGGCGGCGCGGTCCCGCTGCGTGTCGACGGCGAGGTCGTGGGCACGCTGACGACCTCGGGCGAGCCGGACGTCGTCGACCACGCCGTGGCAGCGGAGGCCGTGCGCCGCTACCTGGCGACACGCACCGGCTGA